The genomic interval TCGTCGCAGACTTGGATTGACAAACAAAAATTTAATGGAGAAAAAATCACTAAACCAGAAGAACTTATTAAATTATTGCTTCCAATTCAATTACCATACGTTGAGATATTAGAGTTTAAGGATTTTAGATTACAATTCTTAAAGGCAATTAATTTTTTCAAATTTTGTGAATCACATGAATTGTTCAGCAATTATCTCAAAATCTTTTTAGAAAGCAATAACTTAAAATCTTGGCAAGAATATTTAATAAACCTTTTAAATTTATATACATCGAAACTTGTAAACGAAACAATCCCATCTATTGAGGTTTTTCAAGAAACTCATACAGAAGTAACAAATTGGCTGAATACACTTTGTGTCGATACTGGTAGTTTCATGAGTAGCAATGATTTTTTAGGCATAAGAGAAAAACCTTTGTTCCGTTTTGATGACAATAAATATCTATATTTAAACTTGAACTTTTTTATTGATAAGATTTTTCAAGGAATTCAGTTTGATTTTGCTTCTGCTTTGGCAAAAAATGAAATAGAATATAATGGGAAGGTAATAGCAGGATATGTTTCAAATGAAAAAGGGAAAGTCGGTTTCAAAAGTATTTGGGGAGAAGTATATTCTGAAAATCATCTGTTATATCCTACATTAGATTATATATTTGGCAACAAAAAATATATTTGTTATTCGGGTGAAAATATGAAAGAACACCTTGGTGATGGAGAACCTGATTATTACGTAAGAGATAACGCAAAGATTTACTTGTTCGAATACAAAGATGTATTATTAAATGCAAGCATAAAACATTCTTATGATTATGAGCAGATTGAAAAAGAAATATTCAAAAAATTTGTTAGCAATCAGCATGGTGATGATAAGGGGATTAGTCAGTTAATCAATTCAATATCAGATATTATTGAGAATAAATATAATTCATTTGATAATTTTGACTTTACCAAAGCTATAATCTATTCAATAATAATTTATAATCATTTTGACTTTAATTCTCCAGGTATAAACTATATTTTAAACAAAAAATTTAGAGAAATAGTAAATGAGAAAGGACTTGAAAAGAAAGTGGAAATTAAAAACTTATCACTAATTGATTTAGATAGTTTTATCAAGTTTCAGGATTTATTCAATAAAAAGAAAATGACTCTTAATCATTGTTTAAATGAACATTTTAAATTTACAAGTAAACCTGATTTATTTGAAAAAATATCAACAGTCAATCAAAACATGCACTTTGTTGCAAGTAAATTGAAATATGATAGTCCAGAATTGTTAGAATCAGAATTAAAGAAAATGATAATAAACTTTTGCTAACACGCGGTCATAAAACATAGCGGTTTTAGTGCAAATTGCAAGCTAAGTTCCCGCGTGCAAGGTCAGCAACGGGGGATAGGTTCGCAGCCACGCAATCCGCTACGTTTTATACCGCCAACCGTTGTGTGCTATACTAAGACAGACAATTAAATTCATATTGCAAAATGACAATTGACAAACTAACAATAAGAAATTACAAGTGCTTTGACGAGACAGGGACATCAATCGAAGCTTTAAAATCAATTAATGTAATAATTGGCAAAAACAATAGTGGCAAGAGTTCTGTCATTGATGTCTTTAAATTCTTAACTACAAACGATAGCACATTTTTTAAAAATAGAAGAAATGGCAAAGCCCCAGAAATAGAATTTGAGCATATTGTTAATGATAGATTAATTAAACAATCATTTGACAGCAGTGTAAGCGGTGGCGATATTGGTATGAATCACCAACAATTTGGTTTGTCTTTGGTAAATTCCACTCTTACATACACAATTAACGAAAATGGAAAAAATTCATTTAAAGGATTAAACAAAAATATTCCTAATGGTGCAAGACAATATTTTGAACGTTATCTTTCTCTTATCCATTTTCCATTAAATGGGAAAATATTTAGTCACTTAAGTGCGGAAAGAGATATTCAGCCAGAGTCACCAAGAGCTGACCTAGCATTAAATACAAATGGTGTTGGTGCAACAAACCTTATACAAACGATTATTAATAGAGATAATTATGATAGTAATTTAATTGAAAAAACACTTCTAAATGAACTTAATAAAATCATAAATCCAGACATTGACTTTACGAGAATTCTTGTTCAACAAAATGAAAATGGTAATTGGGAGATATATTTTGAAAGTGCTGATGATGGACGTGTTCCTCTTTCAAAAATGGGAAGTGGTGTAAAAACAGTTCTACTTGTCCTTATTCTTCTGTATGTGAAACCCAAAATAGATAGTAAGAATGTAGGCGATTATGTGTTTGCCCTTGAAGAACTGGAAAACAATTTACACCCATCTTTACAAAGAAGACTTTATTACTTTATTTACCAGTTCGCAAAATCAA from Alistipes sp. ZOR0009 carries:
- a CDS encoding ATP-dependent nuclease, whose protein sequence is MTIDKLTIRNYKCFDETGTSIEALKSINVIIGKNNSGKSSVIDVFKFLTTNDSTFFKNRRNGKAPEIEFEHIVNDRLIKQSFDSSVSGGDIGMNHQQFGLSLVNSTLTYTINENGKNSFKGLNKNIPNGARQYFERYLSLIHFPLNGKIFSHLSAERDIQPESPRADLALNTNGVGATNLIQTIINRDNYDSNLIEKTLLNELNKIINPDIDFTRILVQQNENGNWEIYFESADDGRVPLSKMGSGVKTVLLVLILLYVKPKIDSKNVGDYVFALEELENNLHPSLQRRLYYFIYQFAKSNNCVFLLTTHSNIVIDLYNSLDETQILHISKLENRTTIKSTLKETELRTILDDLDVRASDILQSNGIIWVEGPSDRTYINNWIKLLDNSLVEGYHYSIMFYGGRLLSNLSFDYDLINKELIPLLKLNNNSFVVIDRDGKTINAKLNDTKTRIQNEIGENKAWITKGREIENYLSNDALQKWLKEDYNIDCTFDNELNTKLEDNIFKIGKAIEKIQYNLNKNKYANEIVKYIDKTNFEILDLKQNLDNLISTIKRWNKI